One Triticum urartu cultivar G1812 unplaced genomic scaffold, Tu2.1 TuUngrouped_contig_9659, whole genome shotgun sequence genomic window carries:
- the LOC125532312 gene encoding NADH-ubiquinone oxidoreductase chain 1-like, whose protein sequence is MAFVQRRKGLDVVGSFELLQPLADGLKLILKEPISPSSANFSLFRMAPVATFMLSLVAWAVVPFDYGMVLSDPNIGLLYLFAISLLGVYGIIIAGWSSNTGGGRSVTYDIRTNWSKMGLCRRC, encoded by the coding sequence ATGGCTTTTGTGCAACGTCGAAAGGGTCTTGATGTAGTGGGATCATTCGAATTGTTACAACCTCTAGCAGATGGTTTGAAATTGATTCTAAAAGAACCTATTTCACCAAGTAGTGCTAATTTCTCCCTTTTTAGAATGGCTCCAGTGGCTACATTTATGTTAAGTCTGGTCGCTTGGGCCGTTGTACCTTTTGATTATGGTATGGTATTGTCAGATCCGAACATAGGGCTACTTTATTTGTTTGCCATATCTTTGCTAGGTGTTTATGGAATAATTATAGCAGGTTGGTCTAGTAATACGGGGGGCGGCCGTTCGGTCACCTATGATATACGGACCAATTGGTCCAAAATGGGTTTGTGCCGCAGGTGTTGA